In Babylonia areolata isolate BAREFJ2019XMU chromosome 19, ASM4173473v1, whole genome shotgun sequence, a single window of DNA contains:
- the LOC143294066 gene encoding uncharacterized protein LOC143294066, producing MYGVIALSTVLYKGNPPYPVGLTLANVLALGQKLSMPVSTRVIMKFTACLLAVVCVMAGTYALPFLDTEGTNLDRLFQRRNIDCDDASTMVMNCVEPLEKLDHPTSGLHLDSLNTSHALNMLCDVLHNAHTCVNNVHNSCGQEDFITRILTETVERVVGHMCDPEGRAAILRNQECWDNKALEEEIETCEEWSFDDGCRRAERLRDCVKGKVLRNCNRDAAKFIDDLVFHSMDPLLTVMQCDWSLRAARSVQKLLSWKSK from the exons ATGTACGGCGTGATAGCTTTGAGCACTGTACTGTATAAAGGGAACCCCCCTTATCCTGTAGGCCTCACGTTGGCGAACGTTTTAGCCTTGGGTCAGAAGCTTTCAATGCCAGTGTCAACCCGAGTCATTATGAAGTTCACCGCGTGTCTTCTGGCTGTAGTCTGCGTCATGGCAG GGACCTACGCCTTGCCGTTCTTGGACACGGAGGGAACGAATCTGGACAGGCTGTTCCAGCGAAGAAATATCGACTGCGATGATGCTTCCACGATGGTGATGAACTGTGTGGAGCCCTTGGAGAAACTGGACCATCCCACCTCTGGACTTCATCTGGATTCCCTCAACACTTCCCACGCCCTCAACATGCTGTGCGA TGTACTGCACAACGCTCACACGTGTGTGAACAATGTCCACAATTCGTGTGGGCAAGAGGACTTTATAACCAGAATTCTTACGGAGACTGTGGAAAGAGTCGTGGGCCACATGTGTGACCCTGAGGGCAGAGCAG CCATCCTTCGAAACCAAGAGTGCTGGGATAACAAGGCCCtggaagaagagatagagacgTGTGAAGAGTGGAGTTTCGACGACGGCTGCCG GCGAGCTGAACGGTTACGGGACTGCGTCAAAGGGAAGGTGCTGAGAAACTGCAACCGTGATGCAGCCAAGTTCATTGACGACCTCGTCTTCCATTCCATGGATCCCCTCCTTACCGTCATGCAGTGTGATTGGAGTCTGCGTGCAGCAA GAAGCGTCCAGAAACTGCTGTCATGGAAAAGCAAGTAA